From the genome of Adhaeribacter pallidiroseus:
TTTACTTTTACTTTCTTAATAATTACCTGCATAAAATAATTAATTGTGTGCTTCTTTGGCCCAGTTTAACCAGCAACAAAAACTAAAAACAAAGTCAAACATTTACCGGCGTTTACACGTTGTGATTTTAAAAAATAAATAGCTACTTTATATATATTCCGTTGTATACCTAGTTATTTTTTATATTTTAGGTTTAATAAAGCATTCCACATTTTAACTTTTTAAGGAGATATAAACATGTATTGGACACTGGAATTGGCATCGTATTTAGAAGATGCACCTTGGCCTGCTACAAAAGATGAATTAATTGACTATTCGATTCGTTCTGGCGCCCCGATGGAGGTGGTTGAAAACCTGCAAGCCCTGGAAGATGATGGTCAGCCATATGAAAACATAGAAGAAGTTTGGCCGGATTATCCTACCAAAGAAGATTTTATGTTTAATGAGGACGAGTATTAAAAATTATGATGAATTAGAAATTATGAATTAGAA
Proteins encoded in this window:
- a CDS encoding DUF2795 domain-containing protein is translated as MYWTLELASYLEDAPWPATKDELIDYSIRSGAPMEVVENLQALEDDGQPYENIEEVWPDYPTKEDFMFNEDEY